In the Ursus arctos isolate Adak ecotype North America unplaced genomic scaffold, UrsArc2.0 scaffold_5, whole genome shotgun sequence genome, one interval contains:
- the TMEM161B gene encoding transmembrane protein 161B isoform X3 — protein sequence MKPTQEMNISLVWCLLVLSFAIKVLFSLTTHYFKVEDGGERSVCVTFGFFFFVKAMAVLIVTENYLEFGLETGFTNFSDSAMQFLEKQGLESQGPVSKLTFKFFLAIFCSLIGAFLTFPGLRLAQMHLDALNLATEKITQTLLHINFLAPLFMVLLWVKPITKDYIMNPPLGKESVPLMTEATFDTLRLWLIILLCALRLAMMRSHLQAYLNLAQKCVDQMKKEAGRISTVELQKMVARVFYYLCVIALQYVAPLVMLLHTTLLLKTLGNHSWGIYPESISTLPVDNSLPSNSVYSELPSADGKMKVTVTQITVALSSLKNIFTPLLFRGLLSFLTWWIAACLFSTSLFGLFYHQYLTVA from the exons CAAAGTTCTATTTTCATTAACTACACACTATTTTAAAGTAGAAGATGGTGGTGAAAGATCAGTCTGTGTtacctttggattttttttctttgtgaaagcaATGGCAGTCTTGATTGTAACAGAAAACTATCTGGAATTTGGACTCGAAACAG gGTTTACAAATTTTTCAGATAGTGCGATGCAGTTTCTTGAAAAGCAAGGTTTAGAATCTCA ggGTCCTGTTTCAAAACttactttcaaatttttcctGGCTATTTTCTGTTCACTCATTGGGGCTTTTTTGACATTTCCTGGATTACGACTGGCTCAAATGCATCTGGATGCCCTGAATTTGGCAACAGAAAAAATTACACA AACATTACTTCATATCAACTTCTTGGCTCCTTTATTTATGGTTCTGCTCTGGGTAAAACCAATCACCAAAGACTACATTATGAACCCACCATTGGGTAAAGAAAGTGTCCCTTT AATGACAGAGGCTACATTCGATACTCTGCGACTCTGGTTAATAATCCTGCTGTGTGCTTTGCGGTTGGCCATGATGCGCAGTCACCTGCAAGCTTACTTAAACTTAGCCCAGAAATGTGTGGATCAGATGAAGAAAGAAGCAGGGCGAATAAGTACAGTTGAGCTACAGAAAATG GTGGCTCGAGTCTTTTATTACCTGTGTGTCATTGCCCTGCAGTATGTGGCGCCTCTGGTAATGCTGCTTCACACAACTCTGCTTTTGAAAACACTAG GTAATCATTCCTGGGGGATTTATCCAGAATCTATCTCTACCTTGCCAGTGGATAATAGTCTACCCTCCAACTCTGTTTACTCTGAATTACCATCTGCTGATGGGAAGATGAAGGTAACTGTTACACAAATAACAGTGGCACTGAgcagcttaaaaaatattttcactccTCTGCTTTTTCGAGGACTTCTGTCTTTTCTGACCTGGTGGATTGCTGCTTGTCTCTTTTCTACAAGCCTTTTTGGGCTTTTCTATCACCAGTATCTGACTGTGGCATGA
- the TMEM161B gene encoding transmembrane protein 161B isoform X4, whose product MAVLIVTENYLEFGLETGFTNFSDSAMQFLEKQGLESQGPVSKLTFKFFLAIFCSLIGAFLTFPGLRLAQMHLDALNLATEKITQTLLHINFLAPLFMVLLWVKPITKDYIMNPPLGKESVPLMTEATFDTLRLWLIILLCALRLAMMRSHLQAYLNLAQKCVDQMKKEAGRISTVELQKMVARVFYYLCVIALQYVAPLVMLLHTTLLLKTLGNHSWGIYPESISTLPVDNSLPSNSVYSELPSADGKMKVTVTQITVALSSLKNIFTPLLFRGLLSFLTWWIAACLFSTSLFGLFYHQYLTVA is encoded by the exons ATGGCAGTCTTGATTGTAACAGAAAACTATCTGGAATTTGGACTCGAAACAG gGTTTACAAATTTTTCAGATAGTGCGATGCAGTTTCTTGAAAAGCAAGGTTTAGAATCTCA ggGTCCTGTTTCAAAACttactttcaaatttttcctGGCTATTTTCTGTTCACTCATTGGGGCTTTTTTGACATTTCCTGGATTACGACTGGCTCAAATGCATCTGGATGCCCTGAATTTGGCAACAGAAAAAATTACACA AACATTACTTCATATCAACTTCTTGGCTCCTTTATTTATGGTTCTGCTCTGGGTAAAACCAATCACCAAAGACTACATTATGAACCCACCATTGGGTAAAGAAAGTGTCCCTTT AATGACAGAGGCTACATTCGATACTCTGCGACTCTGGTTAATAATCCTGCTGTGTGCTTTGCGGTTGGCCATGATGCGCAGTCACCTGCAAGCTTACTTAAACTTAGCCCAGAAATGTGTGGATCAGATGAAGAAAGAAGCAGGGCGAATAAGTACAGTTGAGCTACAGAAAATG GTGGCTCGAGTCTTTTATTACCTGTGTGTCATTGCCCTGCAGTATGTGGCGCCTCTGGTAATGCTGCTTCACACAACTCTGCTTTTGAAAACACTAG GTAATCATTCCTGGGGGATTTATCCAGAATCTATCTCTACCTTGCCAGTGGATAATAGTCTACCCTCCAACTCTGTTTACTCTGAATTACCATCTGCTGATGGGAAGATGAAGGTAACTGTTACACAAATAACAGTGGCACTGAgcagcttaaaaaatattttcactccTCTGCTTTTTCGAGGACTTCTGTCTTTTCTGACCTGGTGGATTGCTGCTTGTCTCTTTTCTACAAGCCTTTTTGGGCTTTTCTATCACCAGTATCTGACTGTGGCATGA